Proteins from a single region of Phycisphaeraceae bacterium D3-23:
- a CDS encoding DUF1343 domain-containing protein: protein MKRESILRISPILLLTALFFLAGCHTGPAARPPVLTGLDQYAAEDFDEFHGSRVGLIVNHSALTRRGEHILDLMHANPDVEVAAVFAPEHGIRGTADERVADGIDEATGIRVYSLYGELRQPTQAMLEGLDVLVFDIQDIGARFYTYIATMGLCMQAAAEKGIPFIVLDRPNPLGGHAFDGPIQDPDNNGSFVSFRPMPITHGMTVGEVAHYYNEGGDSFEPIGCQLYVRQIAGWERGTLYDQTGLPWVNPSPNMRSLDEEILYTMVALTEGNKDVSVGRGTDRPFEYLGAPWIDGAALTAELRSRGLPGLWVMQTTFIPSGTDITGRTNYPYQFIDEVCEGVRFVVTDRDAFEPVVAGVHMLDALLRLYPERYSVDKLGRLVGAQWVLDALKAGETPDAIVARWRASEAFKTFERERAAVLLYE from the coding sequence ATGAAGCGAGAATCTATCCTACGCATCTCCCCCATCCTGCTCCTGACCGCCCTGTTTTTCCTCGCTGGGTGCCACACAGGCCCGGCCGCCCGACCGCCGGTTCTGACCGGACTGGATCAGTACGCCGCCGAGGATTTCGATGAGTTCCATGGCAGCCGGGTCGGGCTCATCGTCAATCACTCGGCGCTGACCCGCCGGGGCGAGCACATTCTGGACCTGATGCACGCCAACCCGGACGTCGAGGTCGCCGCGGTCTTCGCGCCCGAGCACGGCATTCGCGGCACCGCCGACGAGCGCGTCGCCGACGGTATCGACGAAGCCACCGGCATCCGCGTCTACTCGCTCTACGGCGAACTGCGCCAACCCACACAGGCCATGCTCGAGGGCCTCGATGTGTTGGTCTTCGACATCCAGGACATCGGCGCGCGCTTCTACACCTACATCGCGACGATGGGGCTGTGTATGCAAGCCGCCGCAGAAAAGGGCATCCCCTTCATCGTCCTCGACCGGCCCAACCCGCTGGGCGGGCATGCCTTCGACGGGCCCATCCAGGACCCGGACAACAACGGCTCGTTCGTCTCCTTCCGCCCGATGCCCATCACGCACGGCATGACCGTCGGCGAGGTCGCCCATTATTACAACGAAGGCGGCGATAGCTTTGAGCCGATCGGTTGCCAGCTCTACGTCCGGCAGATCGCGGGCTGGGAACGCGGGACGCTCTACGACCAGACCGGCCTGCCCTGGGTCAACCCGTCGCCGAACATGCGCTCGCTTGACGAAGAAATCCTCTACACAATGGTCGCGCTGACCGAGGGCAACAAGGACGTGTCCGTCGGCCGGGGGACGGATCGGCCCTTCGAGTACCTGGGCGCGCCGTGGATCGATGGCGCGGCGTTGACTGCGGAGCTTCGGTCGCGCGGGTTGCCGGGGCTGTGGGTGATGCAGACCACGTTTATCCCCAGCGGCACGGATATCACCGGCCGAACCAATTACCCCTACCAGTTCATTGACGAGGTGTGCGAGGGCGTGCGGTTTGTGGTGACTGACCGCGACGCCTTCGAGCCGGTCGTCGCGGGGGTCCATATGCTAGATGCGCTGCTGCGGCTTTACCCCGAGCGGTACTCGGTGGACAAGCTTGGGCGACTGGTCGGGGCGCAGTGGGTCTTGGATGCGCTTAAGGCGGGCGAAACCCCAGACGCGATCGTCGCCCGTTGGCGGGCCTCGGAGGCGTTCAAGACCTTTGAGCGCGAGCGTGCGGCGGTGTTGCTGTATGAGTAG
- a CDS encoding serine hydrolase yields MPNLHPRHWLPLLLTASLLAGCAGGGPKAIEPTQSPALAGLDAVIQEGIDAGHYPGAVCVVGRVVGERHELLWAQPYGHTAYDPTDPGFQMVTLDTIYDMASVTKVVGTTTAALLAMQDGRVAVDAPVSAYIDGFDANGKDTVTIHHLMTHTSGLKAYESFSRVEAQREEGESQCDALVRHYAALPQAYETGTDYTYSCLNFQTLARVNENAEGRSQEALLRERLYGPLGMDDTTWRPTAAQLERTAPTHRDAAGRPVAGVVHDPLARYHGSDLHCPGNAGLYSSAPDLARWCQLVLMHGRWNGEQLLDADLLAQATRTQTDADVVGEKRGLGFDVYESAAYISDANNTPGHMLVGHTGYTGTMFLIDQDTGVYMVLLTNRTFPKDTAAADQTPSISDIRKRCWAIARDALLRPAAGE; encoded by the coding sequence ATGCCGAACCTGCATCCCCGTCACTGGCTGCCGCTCCTGCTTACTGCCTCGCTGTTGGCTGGCTGCGCAGGCGGTGGGCCTAAGGCCATCGAACCGACCCAGTCCCCCGCTCTGGCTGGGCTCGACGCCGTGATCCAGGAAGGCATCGACGCGGGGCATTACCCCGGCGCGGTCTGCGTCGTCGGCCGCGTGGTCGGTGAACGCCATGAACTCCTCTGGGCCCAGCCGTACGGGCACACCGCCTACGACCCGACTGACCCGGGCTTTCAGATGGTCACGCTCGACACGATCTACGACATGGCATCGGTGACCAAGGTCGTCGGCACGACCACCGCCGCGCTGCTCGCGATGCAGGACGGCCGGGTCGCGGTCGATGCGCCGGTCTCGGCCTACATCGACGGGTTCGACGCCAACGGCAAAGACACCGTCACCATCCATCATCTGATGACACACACCTCCGGGCTCAAGGCCTATGAGAGCTTCTCGCGGGTCGAAGCCCAGCGCGAGGAGGGCGAGTCGCAATGCGATGCACTGGTCCGTCACTACGCGGCGCTGCCGCAGGCCTACGAGACCGGCACGGACTACACGTATAGCTGCCTGAACTTCCAGACCCTCGCGCGCGTCAACGAAAACGCCGAGGGCCGGTCGCAAGAGGCGCTGCTGCGCGAGCGGTTGTACGGCCCACTGGGGATGGACGACACGACCTGGCGGCCGACGGCGGCGCAGCTCGAGCGGACCGCGCCGACGCATCGCGACGCGGCCGGCCGACCCGTCGCAGGGGTCGTACACGACCCGCTGGCGCGTTACCACGGCAGCGACCTCCACTGCCCGGGGAACGCCGGGCTCTACAGTTCCGCGCCCGACCTCGCGCGTTGGTGCCAACTCGTATTGATGCATGGCCGGTGGAACGGCGAGCAGCTCCTCGATGCCGACCTGCTCGCCCAGGCGACACGCACACAAACCGACGCGGACGTGGTCGGCGAAAAACGCGGGCTGGGGTTTGATGTCTACGAGTCTGCGGCCTACATCAGCGACGCGAACAACACGCCGGGCCACATGCTCGTCGGCCACACGGGGTACACCGGCACGATGTTCCTGATCGACCAGGACACGGGCGTCTACATGGTCCTGCTTACCAACCGAACGTTCCCGAAGGACACGGCCGCAGCCGACCAGACCCCGAGCATCTCGGATATTCGTAAGCGGTGCTGGGCGATCGCACGAGACGCGCTCTTACGGCCGGCAGCGGGGGAGTAG
- a CDS encoding spore maturation protein, whose amino-acid sequence MNSVRDLLQLFALFVLPILIVGIPVIGLVRRVPIYEAFVEGAKEGFKVAVIIIPYLVAILFAIGMFRASGAMDALAHVLSPIMDPLGIPSEILPMAIVRPLTGGGSVGVLAEMANTYGTDSLYTRIAAVISGATETTFYVIAVYFGAVNIKKTRHAVPVGLLADLMAILLAVYIVKHLFS is encoded by the coding sequence ATGAACTCCGTCCGCGACCTGCTTCAGCTTTTTGCCCTGTTTGTCTTACCGATCCTGATCGTCGGGATCCCGGTGATCGGCCTGGTCCGCCGCGTGCCGATCTACGAGGCCTTCGTCGAGGGCGCGAAGGAGGGCTTCAAGGTGGCGGTCATCATCATCCCCTACCTCGTCGCGATCCTGTTCGCGATCGGGATGTTCCGTGCGTCGGGCGCGATGGACGCGCTTGCGCATGTGCTTTCGCCGATCATGGACCCGCTGGGCATCCCGTCCGAGATCCTGCCCATGGCGATCGTCCGGCCGCTCACCGGCGGGGGGTCGGTCGGCGTGCTTGCGGAGATGGCCAACACCTACGGCACCGACTCGCTGTACACCCGCATCGCCGCGGTCATCAGCGGCGCGACGGAGACCACCTTCTACGTCATCGCCGTCTACTTCGGGGCCGTGAACATCAAGAAGACCCGCCACGCCGTGCCCGTCGGCCTGCTCGCCGACCTGATGGCGATCCTGTTGGCGGTGTATATCGTCAAGCATTTGTTCAGCTAA
- the dacB gene encoding D-alanyl-D-alanine carboxypeptidase/D-alanyl-D-alanine-endopeptidase: MAGTPDTHAAGTSVSDRLDAIANRLDAQDAVVAVRVLDAATGEVLYTHGDIDYPMKPASNMKLLTAALALETFGPDHTFKTYLLFDGQDLTVVGTGDPGTGDPVFAGDGAIDAMFDEWVKALRMRRVTRVPGRLIVDDRAIDRFVVHPSWWPEDDLQTWYGAAVGGLNFNDNCIDFTAEPTDPGRPVSIGFAPAGAQITVHNHMTTAARSDDDSADVEKTIGLDEYTFSGTLAEATTFSSKPVMDPGMLFAQAMRSSLELRGVTIAGETVRDSAPLGAPFAAPTGDPVVAIHETPIAAVLARILKPSQNMFADATAKMVGLAFYQEHRLPLPGSWLGADRATRAWFDGLGIDHRGLIYADGSGLSHHNRVTARLVSDLLLTMHNSEHAELWKQSLAVGGVDGTLRRRFTDTPGRVVGKTGTLTGASTLSGYVTTDSGRELVFSILVNGHRASADARSLQDGLVSVLMDGVE; this comes from the coding sequence ATGGCCGGCACCCCGGACACGCACGCGGCCGGCACATCGGTTTCGGATCGACTCGACGCCATCGCCAATCGGCTCGACGCTCAGGACGCCGTCGTCGCCGTGCGCGTCCTCGACGCGGCGACAGGCGAAGTGCTCTACACCCACGGCGACATCGACTACCCCATGAAACCCGCGAGCAACATGAAGCTGCTCACCGCCGCGCTCGCGCTGGAAACCTTCGGCCCCGACCACACCTTCAAGACCTACCTGCTCTTCGACGGACAGGACCTCACCGTCGTCGGCACGGGCGACCCGGGCACGGGCGACCCCGTCTTCGCGGGGGATGGCGCGATCGACGCCATGTTTGACGAATGGGTGAAGGCACTTCGGATGCGTCGTGTGACCCGCGTGCCCGGCCGGCTGATCGTGGACGACCGGGCCATCGATCGGTTTGTGGTGCACCCGTCGTGGTGGCCCGAAGACGACCTGCAGACCTGGTACGGCGCGGCGGTGGGCGGGCTGAACTTTAACGACAACTGCATCGACTTCACCGCCGAGCCCACCGATCCGGGCCGGCCGGTATCGATCGGTTTTGCCCCCGCAGGCGCGCAGATAACGGTCCACAACCACATGACCACCGCGGCGCGCAGCGATGATGACTCGGCAGACGTCGAGAAAACCATCGGGCTGGACGAGTACACCTTCTCCGGCACGCTCGCCGAGGCGACCACCTTCTCCAGCAAGCCGGTGATGGACCCGGGGATGCTATTCGCCCAGGCGATGCGATCGAGCCTCGAGCTGCGTGGCGTGACGATCGCCGGCGAAACCGTCCGCGATTCGGCCCCGCTGGGCGCGCCGTTCGCCGCGCCGACGGGCGACCCTGTCGTCGCCATCCACGAGACACCGATCGCCGCCGTGCTTGCGCGCATTCTCAAGCCCAGCCAGAACATGTTCGCCGACGCCACCGCGAAGATGGTCGGGCTTGCGTTCTATCAGGAGCACCGGCTCCCGCTGCCGGGTTCCTGGCTGGGCGCGGATCGCGCGACGCGCGCATGGTTCGACGGACTGGGCATCGACCACCGCGGGCTGATCTACGCCGACGGCTCGGGGCTCAGCCACCACAACCGCGTCACCGCCCGGCTCGTCAGCGACCTGCTGCTAACCATGCACAACAGTGAACACGCCGAGCTGTGGAAGCAGTCACTCGCCGTCGGCGGTGTCGACGGCACGCTGCGCCGCCGTTTCACCGACACGCCCGGCCGGGTCGTCGGCAAGACCGGGACGCTCACCGGCGCGAGCACGCTGTCGGGCTACGTCACCACCGACAGCGGCCGCGAACTGGTCTTCTCCATCCTCGTCAACGGCCACCGCGCGTCCGCCGATGCGCGGTCGTTGCAGGACGGCCTGGTTAGTGTGTTGATGGATGGGGTCGAGTAA
- a CDS encoding LD-carboxypeptidase — MSTNPRIGVFAPSSPVPMIELGMGVDYLRARGFAVHVHEQTGAVDFIHAGTDEQRAGALWELANDPAIDVLWCARGGYGANKLPAILDELTRRHGAPPPKLLVGFSDVTILHHYTRTAWGWHALHAAMPAQLAFSKLKPEQINATLTLVRKQHPGDLFGGTHMTFDGHAPDAPITGQVLGGNLATWNYLTGTPHQPHGLDATMLFFEDLGEGFYKMDAYLTQLAQSGGLDGVKAIILGGFHGCSDSPGRCLDGPITDEQLTQALEPGPDGLPRRALRESYEEREAMAHILAPLQERFGFAVCHKLPVTHGPADYAPLPLGATYTLGTDGSLTLDAWDWLAG; from the coding sequence ATGTCTACGAACCCGCGCATCGGAGTCTTCGCGCCGTCATCGCCCGTCCCAATGATTGAGTTGGGGATGGGGGTCGACTACCTGCGTGCTCGGGGGTTTGCGGTACACGTGCATGAGCAGACCGGCGCTGTTGATTTCATCCACGCGGGCACCGACGAGCAGCGGGCAGGGGCGCTGTGGGAGTTGGCCAACGACCCGGCGATCGACGTGCTCTGGTGTGCGCGGGGCGGGTACGGCGCGAACAAGCTGCCGGCGATACTCGACGAACTGACGCGCCGACACGGCGCGCCGCCGCCCAAGCTGCTCGTGGGCTTTTCCGACGTCACCATCCTGCACCACTACACCCGCACGGCCTGGGGCTGGCACGCGCTCCACGCCGCGATGCCCGCGCAGCTCGCGTTCTCCAAGCTCAAGCCCGAGCAGATCAATGCGACGCTCACGCTCGTCCGCAAACAGCACCCCGGCGACCTCTTCGGCGGCACACACATGACCTTCGACGGCCACGCCCCTGACGCGCCGATCACCGGCCAAGTCCTCGGCGGCAACCTCGCAACATGGAACTACCTCACCGGGACACCGCACCAGCCCCACGGGCTCGACGCCACGATGCTCTTCTTCGAGGACCTGGGCGAGGGGTTCTATAAGATGGACGCCTACCTCACACAGCTCGCGCAGTCCGGTGGGCTCGACGGCGTGAAGGCCATCATCCTGGGCGGCTTCCACGGTTGCAGCGATAGCCCCGGCCGGTGCCTGGACGGCCCGATCACCGACGAGCAGCTCACGCAGGCGCTTGAGCCCGGCCCCGATGGGCTGCCCCGACGCGCGCTGCGTGAAAGCTACGAGGAGCGCGAGGCGATGGCGCACATCCTCGCGCCCCTACAGGAGCGATTCGGGTTCGCGGTGTGCCACAAGCTGCCTGTGACGCACGGCCCCGCCGACTACGCGCCGCTGCCGCTGGGCGCGACCTACACGCTGGGCACCGACGGGTCGCTGACGCTGGATGCGTGGGACTGGCTGGCGGGCTGA